ACAGATCTTGACCGTGCCGTCGGCGGTCCGGACGATGTTCGCCGGTTTCAGATCGCGGTGCACGATGGCTTGTTCGTGGGTGTAGGCAAGCGCGGCGGTGACCTGCTCGGCAATCTCCATGAGATCCGCCACGGGCAGCGGCTGGCGGCGGTTGTCGTCCAGGAGCTGGCTGAGGTTACGGCCGCTGAGCAGCTCCATCACGATGAAGAGGGTGCCGTCGTCCTCGCCGAAGTCATGGACGACGGTGATGCCGCGGTGCTGGAGCGCGGCCGCGACCCGGGCCTCGCGGCGGAAACGCTCGCGCAGCACCTGGAGGAACGACGGTTCGTGCCGCGGCCCCATGGGCTTGAGGCACTTGACCGCGACCTGTCGGCCCAGCGACTCGTCGCGGGCCCGCCACACCTCCCCCATGCCGCCGCGCCCGATGGTGCCGAGCAGTCGGTACCGCCGTTGGATCAGTCTGTTTTCCGCCACCATGTATCGCCGCCCCCGTCCCCGTTCCCCGTGGTCAGCCGCGCAGCTCCCCCTGCGGGGCCTCCTGCCCTTCCAGTATGGCGGCGGAACGGCGGAGCTTGTAGGGCGCTGGGCGGGCGCCGGGGCCGAGTCGTGCGACGGCGCGCAGGATGTGCCGGGGCGGGAGCTGCCAGCGCACCGTGGGGGGAACGGCACGAAGGAGGTGGCCGGTGGCGCGGAGCCGGCGGGTGACGGTTGCGGACGGAGGCGCGGGGTGCCCGTAGAGCTCGTGGGCATACGCCGGGAGTGCGCCGTAGGCGAGCCGCGCCACCCGATGCCAGAGCAGGGCGCGGGCCGGCACGAGCGGGGCCGGGGTGGGCGGCCGGCGCAGGAAGTCGTCGACCTGGCGGGCTTCCGGGGTCAGCGCCAACTCGGGCCGTACGCGGGCGAAGTAGGCGGCGAGCGCGGCCCGGCTGCCGGGAACCCCGGCCGGGTCGAGGCCGACGAGCCGGGCGCTTTCGCGCTGCTCGTGGACGTAGGTGTCGGCCTGGGCGTCGCTGACGGGGTAGCCGGAGCGGCGCAGTACGTGCAGGTAGGAGTCCACCTCCGCGCAGTGCACCCACAGCAGCAGATCCGGCTCGTCGATCCCGTAGCGCTCGCCGGTGGCCGGATCGGTGGCGGACAGGCGGCGGTGGATGCGCCGGACCGTGGCACCGGCCTGCTCGGCGGCGTCGGTGGTGCCGTAGCTGAGGGTGCCCACGAAGTGGGCGGTCCGCATCAGCCGGCCCCAGGCGTCCCTCCTGAAGTCCGAGTTCTGGAAGACTCCGCGCACCGCACGAGGGTGCAGCGCCTGGAGGTACAGCGCGCGGACACCCGCGATCCACATCATCGGATCACTGTGCATCTGCCAGGTAACGGAGCCGGGCCCGAAGACCCCCGGGTCGCCTGCCACACATCCCACCTCCCGCTGCCGGACGCGACGCCTGACGGTAGCCGTCCGGCGGTGAACGCCCGACGGCAGTGGTCACCAGCATCCGCCATGCCACCGCGGTGTGCCGTAGCGGATCCGGTCCTTTTCATGGCATCACGGCGGGCGCCTTCCGTCAGCTGTCGGGGGGCAGGGGCTGGGGGGAGCCGTCTGCGAGGCGCGCGCGCTCGGAGACGTCGCGGCGCCGGCCCGGGAGTCCGGGCCGGGTGCCCGAAGGCCGTGGGGCCGGTCAGCGCCGCACGCGAGGCATCCCCAGGCCGATCCACGAGATGATTTCGCGCTGGATCTCGTTGTTGCCGCCGCCGAAGGTGAAGATGACGGCGGAGCGGTAGCCGCGTTCCAGTTCGCCGTGCAGTACCGCGCCGGCCGAGCCCTCCTTGAGGGGGCCGGCGGAGCCGACGACCTCCATCAGCCAGGCATAGGCGTCCCGGCGGGCCTCGGAGCCGTAGACCTTGACCGCGGAGGCGTCCTGCGGGGTGAGGGTGCCCTGCTGGAGCGCGTCGACCATCTGCCAGTTCAGCAGTTTCATGGCGTCCAGCCGGGTGTGGGTGCGGGCCAGCCGGCCGCGTACCCAGCCCAGGTCGATGACCCGGCGGCCGTCGGCGAGTTTGGTGTCGGCGGCCCAGCGCTGGACGTTGTGCAGCGCGCGGATGGCCATGGTGCCGTGGGCCGCGAGGGTGACCCGTTCGTGGTTGAGCTGGTTGGTGATGATCCGCCAGCCCTTGTTCTCCTGGCCGACGCGGCGGGAGGCCGGGACGGTGATGTTCTCGTAGTAGCTGGCGGTGGTGTCGTGCGAGGCGAGGGTGTTGATCAGGGTGCAGGAGTAGCCGGGGTCGCTGGTGGGGACGAGGAGCATGGTGATGCCCTTGTGGGGCGGCGCTTCCGAGTCGGTGCGCACCGCGAGCCAGACCCAGTCGGCGGTGTCGCCGTTGGTCGTCCAGATCTTCTGCCCGTTGACGACATAGTGGCCGCTCTCCTCGTCCCCCACCCGTACGGCGCGGGTCTTGAGGGCGGCCAGATCGGTGCCGGCGTCGGGTTCGCTGTAGCCGATGGCGAAGTCGATCTCGCCGGAGAGGATCCGGGGCAGGAAGTAGGCCTTCTGTTCGTCGGTGCCGAACTGCATGATCGTCGGGCCGACGGTGTTCAGCGCCATCAGCGGCAGCGGCACCCCCGCCTGGGCCGCCTCGTCGAAGAAGATGAACTGTTCCGTCGGGGACATACCGCGCCCGCCGAACTCCTTGGGCCAGCCGACGCCGAGCCAGCCGTCCGTGCCCAGCCGGCGGACGGTCTCGCGGTAGAAGCGCTTCTGCGCCGCGGGGCCCGCGAGGGGGGCACCGTCCGCGCCCTGGGAGTTACGTGGCCCCGCGGCGGCGTGGTCCGGCACCAGGTCGGCGAAGTAGGTGCGCAGATCGGCGCGCAACTGCTGCTGTTCGGGGGTGTATTCGAGGTGCACGGCCCCTCCAGTTCGTCCGGTCCGGTCGTCCGGTGCGCGGGCGGCGCGGGATGCTGACGGGCCGTCGGCTGCCGGATCGAGGGGCACAGTAGAACTTGTTCCAGTAATACGGAAGGGTGCGCGGGAGGTGCGCGGGAAGTGCGTCCGTCCGGGCCGGTGACTGCCGGGACGGGGGCGGTGAGCGGGC
This Streptomyces decoyicus DNA region includes the following protein-coding sequences:
- a CDS encoding acyl-CoA dehydrogenase family protein; the encoded protein is MHLEYTPEQQQLRADLRTYFADLVPDHAAAGPRNSQGADGAPLAGPAAQKRFYRETVRRLGTDGWLGVGWPKEFGGRGMSPTEQFIFFDEAAQAGVPLPLMALNTVGPTIMQFGTDEQKAYFLPRILSGEIDFAIGYSEPDAGTDLAALKTRAVRVGDEESGHYVVNGQKIWTTNGDTADWVWLAVRTDSEAPPHKGITMLLVPTSDPGYSCTLINTLASHDTTASYYENITVPASRRVGQENKGWRIITNQLNHERVTLAAHGTMAIRALHNVQRWAADTKLADGRRVIDLGWVRGRLARTHTRLDAMKLLNWQMVDALQQGTLTPQDASAVKVYGSEARRDAYAWLMEVVGSAGPLKEGSAGAVLHGELERGYRSAVIFTFGGGNNEIQREIISWIGLGMPRVRR
- a CDS encoding oxygenase MpaB family protein codes for the protein MHSDPMMWIAGVRALYLQALHPRAVRGVFQNSDFRRDAWGRLMRTAHFVGTLSYGTTDAAEQAGATVRRIHRRLSATDPATGERYGIDEPDLLLWVHCAEVDSYLHVLRRSGYPVSDAQADTYVHEQRESARLVGLDPAGVPGSRAALAAYFARVRPELALTPEARQVDDFLRRPPTPAPLVPARALLWHRVARLAYGALPAYAHELYGHPAPPSATVTRRLRATGHLLRAVPPTVRWQLPPRHILRAVARLGPGARPAPYKLRRSAAILEGQEAPQGELRG